The sequence below is a genomic window from Rhizobium sp. NXC14.
TTTGCCGCCTACGCCAACGACCTGCAGTATTTTGCGGCCCACGGCGACCAGTATCCCTACTTCGCCAATATCGGCACGATCTCGTTCGAACTGTCGAACCCTTACGTCGTCGCCGGCCTGCTTTTCGGCGGCTTGATTCCCTATCTGTTCGGCGGCATCGCGATGACAGCCGTCGGCCGCGCCGCCGGTTCGATCGTCGAGGAGGTTCGCCGGCAGTTCAAGATGAAGCCCGGTATCATGCAAGGCACGGAAAAACCGGATTACGGCAAGGCCGTCGACCTGCTGACCAAGGCCGCCATCCGCGAGATGATCGTGCCTTCGCTGCTGCCGGTGCTCGCTCCCGTCGTCGTCTATTTCGGCGTGCTTCTGATTTCCGGCTCCAAGGCCTCGGCCTTTGCCGCCCTCGGCGCATCGCTGCTCGGCGTCATCATCAACGGCCTCTTCGTCGCCATCTCGATGACCTCGGGCGGCGGCGCCTGGGACAATGCCAAGAAGAGCTTCGAGGACGGGTTCGTCGACAAGGATGGCGTGCGTCACATGAAGGGCTCGGATGCGCACAAGGCCTCCGTTACCGGCGATACCGTCGGTGATCCCTACAAGGATACCGCCGGCCCCGCCGTCAACCCGGCGATCAAGATCACCAACATTGTTGCGCTGCTGTTGCTTGCCGTTCTCGCGGGCTGATGCAGATTGCAAAAGCGCTGCAGGCTGCCGTGGCGCTGAAAATACACCCATTGAAAAACCCGCCGGATCGCTCCGGCGGGTTTTTCATTGAAAGCGTGTCGATCAGCGCAGGCTGCTCGGATTTTGTGGCGTGCCACCGGCGCCGCCGCCGAACAGGCTGCGGGCAGCACTTGCTGCGCTGCCGCCGGAGAGCATCTGCTGCAGGAAGGTGAGTTCTTTGCCGCCGGTCGGCGTGACCCGCGAGATCGTATCGAAGACCTTGCCGTCCTGCAGTGTGTAATTGGCACGGCGGGTGACGACGCCGTTCTTGTCGAAATAAATGGCCAGAACGGTCTGGTCGACGACCTTCAGCTTCTGGAAGGCGACGGCGCGCGTGCGCCGCTGCGAAATATAATAGAAGACCTCACCGTCAAAGGTCGCCGTCGTCGATGGCGTGCCGAGCGAAAGCAGGACCTGTTCGCGGCTGGAACCTTCCGGAACGAGATTGAGCGACTGTTGATCGACGACATAGCCGCCGTTGAGCACTGTGCCGGTCTGGCAGCCTGAAAGAACTGATGTGGAGGCGATTATGAAGGCAATGGCCGCGCTGCTGAAGAGTTTCATGTCAGACTTGAAATACCGTTTCTTCAACGACATCTACTCCCTTGGGTGTCGATAGCAGCCATTTTGGGCCTTGCACGCTTTCCTCCTGCAAAACCATTGTGGCCATTCCGGGTCGAGTTTCCCGAATTCGCTTCGCTGGCGCCTCGAAGGCGTCGTCCTGGAGCTGGCCACGAACGGCATTGCAATTCGCGCCTGCTTCGGTAAACCAGCTTTCGAAATCATGCAACAAGGCCGGACGCCAGCCGGCGTGAAGAATGAGGCATTTCCGGAAAAAACAATGATCCTCGGGCTCTTCCGCAAGAAAAACAACAATCAGATGATCGTCGACAGGCAATATGCAGCGCTGACCGCAGCCGCGCGCATGCCCGATCTCTACGAGCGGCTCAATGTACCGGATACCGTCATGGGCCGCTTCGAAATGCTGTCGATCGTAATGATTCTGTTTTTTCGCCGCACGCGCGCCTCGGCCGTCAGTGGCCAGGAGATTGCCCAGGAGATCGTCGATGCCTTCTTTCAGGACATCGACTATTCGATCCGCGAGCTCGGCATCGGCGACAACAGCGTGCCGAAACGCATGAAGAAGCTCGCCGGCATGTTCTACGGAAGGCTCGAAACCTATTCGAAGGCGATGGACGCCGGCGATGCCGAAGCGCTGGCGCTTGCATTAACGCGCAATATCTATCCGGAAACCGAGACGCCGGCCAATATGTCCGGCCTGGCCAACTGGATGATCGCCGCAGAATCACATCTGTCTGCCGTTCCGGAAGAGCTGATCGCCAGCGGTTCGGCAACGCTGCCGCGGGTCGCCTGAAGGAGGAAACGATGAAGAACGATCGGGACGATGTTCCCTTCTCCTATCACGTCAAGGTCGGCCACATCTCGGCCAATCCCGTCGAGGTTCATATCGAGGCCGATGCCAGCGAGTTGAAGGCGCTTGCCGGGGCCTGGAGCGTCGTCTCCGTCGACGATCTCAGCGCCGATCTGCAGATCGCCCGCTGGAAACGCGACGGCGTCCGCATCAAGGGCCGCGTCCAGGCGAAGATCGTCCAGTCCTGCGTCGTGACGCTGGAACCGGTCGAAGCCGTGATCGACGAAAGTTTCGAGCAGATTTTCGTGCCTGAGGGTTCCAAGCTTGCACGCCAGCCCGGCAACGACGCCGGCGAGATGCTGCTCGATCCCGATGGTCCCGATCTGCCCGAGACCTTTGTCGGCGACACCATCGATGCCGGCGAGGTGGTTGCCGAATTCGCCGCTCTCGCGATCGATCCCTATCCCCGCAAGCAGGGTGTCGAGTTCAAGGGCCATATCGAGGATAGCGGCGAAAACGACAAAAAACCCTCCGCTTTCGCGGTCCTCAAGGACTGGAAAAAGGACTGAAGCACCTCTGGCATTTGACATAATTCAGTTGTATGCGACGCCAAAACCGGTATTTTGGCCGAAATTTCGCGCCTCGGCGAAAAGAAGGATCAGGGACGCGTGATCAGAATATCTCTCGACCTCATGGGTGGCGACTTTGGTCCCCAGGTTGTCATCCCCGGCGCCGCAAAGGCACTGGACCGGCATCCGGATATTTCCTTCGTTTTCTACGGTCTTAAAGAACAGTGCGATCCCTTTCTCGCCAAGTTCCCGAAACTCAAGGAAAAATCGGTCTTTCACGACTGTGAGCTTGCTGTCAGCATGGAAGAGAAGCCGAGCCAGGCGCTGCGCCGCGGCCGCTATGTCTCGACCATGTGGCGCTCGATCGAGGCGGTGAAGACGGGCGATGCCGATGTCGCTGTCTCTGCCGGCAACACCGGCGCACTGATGGCGATGGCGAAATTCTGTCTTCGCACGATGGCCAATATCGAGCGCCCGGCGATCGCGGCGATCTGGCCGACGCTGAAGGGGGAGAGCATCGTGCTCGATGTCGGTGCGACGATCGGCGCCGATGCGCAGCAACTGATGGATTTTGCGCTGATGGGCGGCGCCATGGCGCGCGCGCTTTTCGAGATCGAACGCCCGACGATCGGCCTTCTGAACGTCGGTGTCGAGGAGGTGAAAGGCCAGGAAGAGGTCAAGGAGGCCGGCCGCCTGTTGCGCGAGGCGAATATCGATTCGCTCGAATATTCCGGCTTCGTCGAGGGCAACGATCTCGGCAAGGGCACGGTCGACGTTGTCGTCACCGAAGGCTTCTCCGGCAACATCGCGCTCAAGACCGCCGAAGGTACCGCCAAGCAGATCGCCGAATATCTGCGTGCCGCCATGTCCCGCACGTTGCTCGCCCGTATCGGCTATCTCTTCGCCAAGAGCGCCTTCGATATGCTGCGCGAGAAGCTCGATCCGAGCAAGGTCAATGGCGGAGTGTTTCTCGGGCTGAACGGCATCGTCATCAAGAGCCATGGCGGCGCCAACGCCGAAGGCATCGCTGCTGCCATCGAGGTCGGTTACGACATGGCTAAGAACGGCCTCAATCAGAAAATAGAAAACGATCTTAAGAAATATCATGCCAAGCGGCTGCCTCCCATAGGCCCGGAAGCGGCATGAGCTATGGGGTTCAATCGAATATGATCCGTTCAGTGGTTCGCGGATTCGGAGCCGCACTTCCGAAGCGCGTGATGACCAATCGTGATATGGAGGCCATCGTCGATACGTCGGACGAATGGATCGTCCAGCGCACCGGCATCCGCCAGCGTTACGTAGCCGGCGACGACGAGACGACGGCCTCGCTTGGCGAAGCCGCCGCGCGTGCGGCCCTTGCCAATGGCGACCTGACGCCCGCCGATATCGATCTTATCATCTGTGCCACCTCGACGCCGGACAACACCTTTCCGGCAACCTCGGTCAACATCCAGAACCGTCTCGGCATGAGCCACGGTTTTGCCTTCGACGTCCAGGCCGTCTGCACCGGCTTCGTCTATGCGGTCACGACCGCGGACGCCTATATCCGCGGCGGCCTTGCAAAGCGCGTTCTGGTCATCGGTGCAGAGACTTTTTCGCGCATTCTAGACTGGAACGATCGCACCACCTGCGTGCTTTTCGGCGATGGCGCCGGCGCGATCGTGCTCGAGGCGGCAGAAGGCGAGGGCACGTCTGCCGATCGCGGTGTGCTGACCGCGCATCTGCGCTCCGACGGTTCGCACAAGGACAAGCTTTATGTCGATGGCGGACCGTCGACGACGGGCAGCGTCGGCAAGCTGCGCATGGAAGGCCGCGAGGTCTTCAAATATGCAGTCGGCATGATCACCGATGTCATTCAGGCCGCTTTCGATTCGACTGGGACAACTGCCGAAGACCTCGACTGGCTGGTGCCGCACCAGGCCAATCGACGCATCATCGACGGTTCGGCGAAGAAGCTGAACATCGATGCGGACAAGGTCGTCGTCACCGTCGATCTGCACGGCAATACCTCAGCCGCCTCGATCCCGCTCGCGCTTGCGACCGCTGCCGGCGACGGCCGCATCAAAAAGGGCGACCTCGTGATGCTCGAAGCGATGGGCGGCGGCTTCACCTGGGGCGCTGTTCTGCTCCGCTGGTAAGCAGGAATCCTAAAAAACTGGCGGCGAACAAGAGCTTGACCGTGAGGCGCAAGACAAATACTCTTCGTTCGCTTTCAAAAAATATTTTGTAATGGGCGGGGAAACCATGACCGGAAAAACAGTGACGCGAGCAGACCTGGCGGAATCCGTTTTCCGCAAGGTCGGTCTTTCCCGGACCGAATCCGCTGAACTTGTGGAAACCGTCATCGACGAAATCTGCAACGCCATTGTGCGGGGCGAAACCGTCAAGCTTTCCTCCTTCGCCACCTTCCAGGTTCGCGATAAGAACGAGCGGATCGGCCGCAATCCGAAAACCGGCGAGGAGGTTCCGATCTCTCCGCGCCGGGTGATGACCTTCAAGGCTTCGAACGTGCTGAAGACGCGCATCCTCAAAGCGCATGTCGCCCGCAAGATCAAGCTGAAGCCGCAGAATCCGGCTCTCTGAGATCGGACTTCCTCTTCCTGGTGCAGTGTTTTTTCTCGCGCTGATCGATCCCCTGTGCGCAACGTCGAGACATGACTTGAATTGTCGACGCCAAACCTTTGAAATATGGTGAGTCGCAGTTGGATTGAGCCTGTGAGGTTGCGTAGCACATGACGTTGGACAAGAGCCCCGATGCCTTTCGCACCATCAGCGAAGTCGCAGACGATCTTGATCTGCCGCAGCATGTGCTGCGCTTTTGGGAGACACGGTTTCCCCAGATAAAGCCGATGAAGCGCGGCGGCGGCCGTCGCTACTACCGGCCGGAGGACGTCGACCTCCTCAAGGGCATCCGGCATTTGCTCTATGATCACGGCTATACGATCAAGGGCGTGCAGAAGCTTCTGAAGACCAACGGCAACAAGTTCGTCATCTCCGTTGGCCACGGCGATCTCGCCAGTGTCGAGGCGCTTGCCTCGGGTGCGCAGGAGGCGGGCGCCGGGGAACCGCGTGTGGGCATGGCGGAGGAGGATCAGATTGTCGGCCGTGCCAAGCCGCCGATCACCCGCCGGTTCTTCAATTTCGTCGCCGGAGACGACGAGCAGCCGGAAGTCTCGATCGGCAAATCGAGCGTCGGCAAGGAAGATAGGGCGCTGCTTCAGGAGGCTCTCTACGACCTCCTGGAATGCAAGCGTCTGCTCGATCAGGTGCGCTGATTAGGTTCCGCAAAGCTGCTTCATCGCCTGTTCGAGCTCACTGAGCTGGAACGGCTTTCGCAGCACCGGGAGCGCGCTAGGGCTGCTGCCTTCCGGGGCGCTGCCATATCCCGTTGCGTAGAGATAGGGCTTGCCGCGTTCGTCGAGCAGCTTTGCGACCGGCAGCGAGCTACGGCCGGCGAGGGAGACGTCGAGGATTGCAGCGTCGAACTCCGCGTCCCTGGCGGCTGCGAGCGCCCGTTCCAGATCCGGCGCGCTCGCACGAACCTGATAGCCGAGATCGCTCAGCATGTCCTCGAGCAACATGGCGATCAGCGCATCGTCCTCGACAATGAATATGTCTTTCATGATCCCGTCCCCCCATTCCCCTGCCGGGGCACGAAGATTTATGTGGACCGCTCGCGAAGCGCGTCAAGACGCCACGCGCAGTGGTGGAAAACTTGTCGCGCAAAACAGTGCAGCCGTTTTGAGACGCCGATATGTGTAAACATAAAAATCCTAGGTGCGGCAAGCGAATCTGAAAGATCGCGCCGCGCTTTGGAAACAGCATATTGCCCGGCGAAATTCGATGTGCAAAAGCTGGGATGCCGTTTCCGCGACGGCCGAGAAGGGGTGTGGAATGGATTTGTTGAGTGCCACGGATTGGCTGCGTCACAGGCCGGGCTATACCTATCCGCTGGCCGTTGCCTTCGTCGGTCTGACCTTTCTTCTAAGACTTGCCGCCAGTGATTACCTCTCCGGATTTCCTTTCCTGAGCTTCCTTCCGGCGATCCTGCTCGCAAGTTTCATAGGCGGCGCCGGGCCTGGCTTCGTGGCGGCCATGCTCGCCGGTTTCCTCGTCCAGCAGTTTTTCGTCGAGCCTCACGATGCCTTCTGGCCGGTGAGCGCCGGCCAATGGGTCGGTCTTGCGACCTTTCTCATCAATGCCGTGATCATCATCGGTCTGATGGAGACGATTATTGTCGCCTATGGCAGGCAGAGCCGCCTCCGCAGCGAGCTCAACAGCTTCAATGCGCGCCTTGAGGAAACGGTGGTGCAGCGCACTGCCGAACTCAGGCATGAGATGGAAGAGAATGCCGCCGCCCAGGCGCAGGTGCGCCAGTTGCAGAAGATGGAGACGATCGGTCAGCTCACGGGCGGGGTCGCCCATGATTTCAACAATATGCTGGCGATCATCATCGGCAATCTCGATCTCGCTCAGCGGCGGATGACCGGACACGAGGATCCGCGTCTGCTGAACTCCCTTCAGAACGCCAGAGACGGCGCCCAGCGAGCCGCGGTATTGACCGCACGTCTTCTGGCCTTCTCTCGTCAGCAGCCGCTGGCCCCGGAGGTGATCGACGTCAACAAGCTGGTCGGCGGCATGTCGGAGTTGCTGCGGCGCACGCTCGGCGAACATATCCGAATCGAGACCGTGCTTGCCGGTGGCCTCTGGCCGACTTTCGCCGATCTCAGCCAACTCGAAAACGCCATGCTGAACCTTGCCGTTAATGCGCGCGACGCCATGCCCGGCGGCGGCCATCTGACGATCGAGACCGCCAACACCGAACTTGACGAGCGATATTCGCGCATGCATTCGGAGGTCGAGGCGGGCCAGTATGTAATGATCAGCATCACCGACTCGGGAATCGGCATGTCGGCCGATGTAATCGACCGCGCCTTCGAACCGTTTTACACCACCAAAGGACCCGGCAAGGGAACCGGTCTCGGGCTAAGCCAAGTCTACGGCTACATCAAACAGAGCGGCGGCCACATCAAGATCTATTCGGAGATCGATCGGGGGACGACGGTGAAGATCTATCTGCCGCGTCATGTCGGCAAGGCGGATGCCCGCCTGGCCGCCGCCGGCGCCCAGCCGATTCCTCAGGGGAGCGTTAACGATACTATCCTGGTGGTGGAGGACGATGAACATGTCCGCACCATGACCGCCGAAAGCCTCCATGAACTCGGTTACAGCGTGTTGCAGGCGGCGAGCGGCGTCGAGGCGCTTCTCCTTTTGGAGGAGAACCCCGACGTCGATCTGATCTTCACCGATATCGTTATGCCGCAGATGAGCGGACGTCAGCTTGCTGATGCCGTTCAAGAAAGATGGCCGGCGATCCGGATTCTTTACACCACGGGTTACACGCGCAATGCCATCGTCCACAACGGCGTGCTCGACCACGGCGTCTCGCTGCTCGCCAAGCCATTCAGCCTGGAGCAACTCGCTCATAAGATCCGTGAACTCTTGAACGTGCCGGTGAGCACGGGAGATGAGGGGACGTGAAGTCGTGCAGGACTATGCGTCTCCAGCCTCAATCCCTTATTCGAGAACCTGGATCACGCGGTGTGTCTTCGGCTCAACGATCACGCGCCGCTCGTTGACAACGGTGTAGGCATAGCCGTCGACATTGGGCACGGTATGGACTTCAATAGTATCCGGCAGCGTCGCGCCAACCGTGATTTCGCCGTCATAGACGACGGATGGCGTGTTTTGCTCCATGACATAGGTGCGCACCTCGCCGGGCAGGACGACGGAACCGGTTGGTGCGGGATCGGTGACAACCACCGTGCTCTGTGCGAAGGCGGCCGAGCAGATGGTCAGCATGGCGGCCGTAGCCAGCATGATCTTGCGCATGGGATAATCTCCTTTTTGAACTCTGGACATCGAGGCAACGCCGGCCAAACCGCATAGTTCCGCTACCGCCTTGGCGTCGTGGGAAGGCCGGCGCGCCGATTGTTTGTTGCTAAACCGGTTTATGCACCATAGGGTTGAGCTGTCCGAATCACGTTCAATGCGAGTCGTCTGGTGGCATCAGGGTCGGGCTCTTTACCCTTCGTTAACCATGTCGGCGATTTATGTAAGGTGAACGGCCGGCTGGCCGCTGATTCGACGGTCCGTCGCGTTTCGGTCTGCGAATGGATATCTGGAAAGACGATTACGGCGGCTCGAGACATGCGCTTGGGGAAGACGATATCGCTGTTGGCCGTGGCGGGTCTGATGGCCGGCTGCACGTCGACAGGCGGTGTGCGACAGCCTTCCGGGCCGGAGACGGTGGCGCCTGAAAAGGCGCTGGTCCTGCCGCCGCCGGGCGGGCCGTCGATTGTCAACGTCGTCGAGCGCAAGCGCGGCAATGGCGTCGAGCAGACGATCTCGCTGTTCACCTCGTCTTCCGTACCCGGCCAGAATTTTCTGAAAGCCGAGTTCTTCGGCGCTTCCGGGGCCAATCCCGGGATGGGCAATGCCAGCTTCAGGATGATCAACGAGAGCGGCATTGCCCGCGAGGTGGCCCGTTCGGCTCCCGGCGTGCCGATGGCGACATCGGCGACCTTCCTGCAGAACGCCTATGGCCCCTTCGGCTATGCTTCCGGCCGAAGCCGCGCCGGCGATACCTGCATCTATGCCTGGCAGCAGATCCGCTCGAGCGCGGCCGCCAATACCCAGGCGCGCAATTTCGGCATGATCCAGCTGCGCCTGCGCCTGTGCGATGCTCGCGCAACCGAGCGCCAACTGCTCGGCATCGTCTACGGCTATACCATCACCGGCACCTTCGACGGCCCGACCTGGAATTCGTATGGTAACCCGCCCCCCGCCAGCGCGGCGCTCGGTCGTACCGGTGAACCGATCTATCCCGATGAGGGCGGATATCGCGCCAGCCCGATGCCGCTCGGCTATGAGCCGGCCCCTGCCGTAGTCCGCCTGCCGCGGACAGCTCCGGTTCGCAGCGCGCCAAGCCACCAACCGGTGCAGGACGCCGCGCCCTTGCCCACGCCGATCGGTCCGCGCGTGCCGCTGCCGAGCGAGGCGCCTCAGACGAGTGCCGCGCCGGATCCGGCCGCCGCGCCACTGGAACAATCGGCAAGAGCGATCGGCGTCACGGTGCCCTCGCCGGATTGCATAGGCGACGCGGCCATGACGACCGCCTGCCGGAGATAATGAGTGCCCGGAGCGCCGGGTGGCGCCCCAGTTGAGCAATTTCGAAGGAACGTCGATGCGCAAAGCCCGCAGTGTCTTCATATGGGCCGTTGTTTCGCTCTGCATGATCGTGCTGATCACTCTGCCGGTTAATCTGCAGACCCAGCTCATCACCAGCATTACGGTCGTCTCGGTGATGGCGCTCATTAAGATTCTGAAGGGCGAGGGGACATGGCGCTTGGTGGCGCTTGCCTTCGGAACGTCGATCGTGCTGCGCTACGTCTATTGGCGCACCACCAACACCCTGCCGCCGCTGAACCAGCCTGAGAATTTCATTCCCGGCTTGCTGCTCTACCTTGCCGAAATGTACAGCGTCGCGATGCTGGCGCTCAGCCTTTTCATCGTCGCCACACCGCTTCCGTCGCGCCCATCGCGAGCCGCCAATCCCGGGCGCTTGCCCCATGTCGATGTGTTCGTGCCTTCTTATAACGAGGATGCCGGCCTTCTCGGAAACACGCTGGCTGCCGCCAAGGCGATGGACTATCCGGCCGACAAGCTGCATGTCTGGCTGCTCGACGACGGCGGCACCATGCAGAAGCGCAATTCCGGCAAGTTGCTCGAGGCCCAGGCGGCGGCGGCCCGCCATGTCGAGCTGAAGCAGCTCTGCCAGGATCTTGACGTCACCTATCTCACGCGCGACCGCAACGAGCATGCCAAGGCCGGCAATCTCAACAACGGCATGAAACATTCGACCGGCGAACTCATCGCCGTTTTCGACGCGGACCACGCGCCGGCTCGCGATTTCCTGCTCGAGACGGTCGGCTACTTCGAAGACGACCCGAAGCTCTTTCTCGTCCAAACCCCGCATTTCTTCATCAATCCTGACCCGCTCGAACGCAATCTGCGCACTTTCGAAAAAATGCCGAGCGAGAATGAGATGTTCTACGGCATCATCCAGCGCGGCCTCGACAAATGGAATGCCGCCTTTTTCTGCGGCTCGGCTGCAGTCTTGAGCCGCAAGGCGCTCGAATCCCAGAACGGGTTTTCGGGCATCAGCATTACCGAGGATTGCGAGACGGCGCTGGCTCTCCATGGCAGCGGCTGGAACAGCATCTATGTCGACAAGCCGCTGATCGCCGGGCTGCAACCGGCCACCTTCGCGAGCTTCATCGGCCAGCGCAGCCGCTGGGCGCAGGGTATGATGCAGATCCTGCGCTTCCGCTTCCCGCTTCTGAAGCGCGGCCTGTCGATCCCGCAGCGCCTGTGCTACATGTCATCCACGCTGTTCTGGCTCTTCCCGTTCCCGCGCACGATCTTCCTGTTTGCGCCGCTCTTCTACCTGTTCTTCGACCTGGAAATTTTCACGGCCTCCGGCGGCGAATTCCTTGCCTATACGCTTGCCTATATGCTCGTGAATCTGATGATGCAGAATTACCTCTACGGATCCTTCCGCTGGCCCTGGATTTCCGAGCTTTACGAATATGTCCAGACGGTGCATCTGCTGCCAGCTGTCGTCTCGGTCATGCTCAATCCGCGGAAGCCGACCTTCAAGGTTACCGCCAAGGATGAATCGATCGCCGTCAGCCGCCTGTCGGAGATCAGCCGCCCCTTCTTCGTGATCTTTGCGGTGCAGATCATCGCGCTCGTCATAACCTTCTACAGGATCTATGCCGAGCCCTATAAGGCCGACGTCACACTTGTCGTCGGCGGGTGGAACATGATCAATCTGATCATGGCCGGCTGCGCACTCGGCGTCGTATCGGAACGTGGCGAGCGCGCGTTGTCCCGGCGCGTCCGCGTCAACCGGCGCTGCGAGTTCTATGCCAATGGCAAGTGGTATGCGGCCTCGATCGAGGACGTCTCCGTCCATGGCGCAAGGCTGCATATCTTTAACAAGCATCTCGATGAACTGCTCGTCGGCGCCCCCGGCGAGATGCGCTTCCGGCCCTATAGCGGTGCAGATCTCGAAACCCTGCCGCTGATCGTCCGCAACATCGAGCCATCAGGCGATATCAGCAATGTCGGCTGCCAATACGTGCCGAAAAGCGCGCTTGATCATCGCCTGATCGCCGATCTGATGTTTGCCAATTCCGATCAGTGGACCCAGTTCCAGGAATCTCGGCGCCGCAATCCGGGTCTCATTCGCGGCACCATCTGGTTTCTCGGCCTGTCCCTCTATCAGACCAGCCGCGGCCTGGTTTACCTCTTCCGCAGCATGCGGCCGGAGCGGGAGGCGCAGCAGCGGGCGGCAAAGGTCAATGCCGGATGAGAAAGATCGTCGCCGCCGCGCTCCTCCTGTTGCATGCCCCCGCTGTCACCCAGGCGCAGACGGCGCCCTTCGACATGTCCGGCGAGCGTCCGCCCGGCGCGTCTACTGCCCCGAGATTGACGCCGCCTGCTCCGCCCGCAGCGACGGCGCCAGTACCTGTCACGCCACCCATTTCCGTTGCGCCCGCACCCGCTCCTGCGCCGATCACTGTCGTGCCGCAGCCGGCAGCGCCGGCGCTTCAGCCCGGCGCGGCGAATGCCGCTTCGCAGCCGCGCCACCGCGATATCAGGCGTTAC
It includes:
- the bcsA gene encoding UDP-forming cellulose synthase catalytic subunit translates to MRKARSVFIWAVVSLCMIVLITLPVNLQTQLITSITVVSVMALIKILKGEGTWRLVALAFGTSIVLRYVYWRTTNTLPPLNQPENFIPGLLLYLAEMYSVAMLALSLFIVATPLPSRPSRAANPGRLPHVDVFVPSYNEDAGLLGNTLAAAKAMDYPADKLHVWLLDDGGTMQKRNSGKLLEAQAAAARHVELKQLCQDLDVTYLTRDRNEHAKAGNLNNGMKHSTGELIAVFDADHAPARDFLLETVGYFEDDPKLFLVQTPHFFINPDPLERNLRTFEKMPSENEMFYGIIQRGLDKWNAAFFCGSAAVLSRKALESQNGFSGISITEDCETALALHGSGWNSIYVDKPLIAGLQPATFASFIGQRSRWAQGMMQILRFRFPLLKRGLSIPQRLCYMSSTLFWLFPFPRTIFLFAPLFYLFFDLEIFTASGGEFLAYTLAYMLVNLMMQNYLYGSFRWPWISELYEYVQTVHLLPAVVSVMLNPRKPTFKVTAKDESIAVSRLSEISRPFFVIFAVQIIALVITFYRIYAEPYKADVTLVVGGWNMINLIMAGCALGVVSERGERALSRRVRVNRRCEFYANGKWYAASIEDVSVHGARLHIFNKHLDELLVGAPGEMRFRPYSGADLETLPLIVRNIEPSGDISNVGCQYVPKSALDHRLIADLMFANSDQWTQFQESRRRNPGLIRGTIWFLGLSLYQTSRGLVYLFRSMRPEREAQQRAAKVNAG